In Arachis stenosperma cultivar V10309 chromosome 1, arast.V10309.gnm1.PFL2, whole genome shotgun sequence, one DNA window encodes the following:
- the LOC130967455 gene encoding uncharacterized protein LOC130967455 isoform X1: protein MENDSEQQMGRSLVKQLACCNKTTRDRALRVLLKTWLPSLSDHLSDDDAKKLWKGLFYCFWHSDKPLPQAELANRLSSLLLSLSSIPFSLQYLSTFFLTMRREWPSIDALRLDKFYLLIRRFISTLFSLLKKNSWDLELVRRYVDVLDKGTFSAEDKFQGSNGVNYHFATVFLEELRPFLPVRVEVLDILFAPFYSVMGRVPDRVLLGKIKSGLFDVLLKNGRRLLEARKAGEEVASGDDVAVLGTVGLVMGFSGKLYGIGSDPGCCQGNRKVLFGLHEQFLKLEKDAAASGFEFSIPDSVDQDDDEEVPISVPVCNGMEVDAQEAKAEGEDLANGKVLKKCKKDNKVGGVKKAKKKKKGGKAEDDSENVADENGGDLNGKQVDDEGTLLLNEAVMSNLQKQFEKVAAEEGLDDDGVASACDSPHSTSAGAMSKKRKRTKNLKGKKSQDSEIDGGDADDDAAVAMNGEKSAKKVRFSMKSNLVWKPHTPLPPQSLRLPPSAAPRGSALKKGVPPGPIREMLSPTKKPKAKKARRVIKGVVGSVKRLKKLRTRSA from the coding sequence ATGGAGAACGATTCCGAGCAACAAATGGGTCGTTCACTGGTAAAGCAGCTAGCGTGCTGCAACAAAACCACCCGGGACAGGGCTCTCCGCGTTCTCCTCAAAACATGGCTCCCTTCCCTCTCCGACCACCTCTCCGACGACGACGCCAAGAAGCTTTGGAAGGGTCTCTTCTACTGCTTCTGGCACTCCGACAAGCCCCTCCCTCAGGCCGAACTCGCCAACCGCCTCTcctctctcctcctctctctctcctccatCCCCTTCTCTCTCCAGTACCTCTCCACCTTCTTCCTCACCATGCGCCGCGAGTGGCCTTCCATTGACGCCCTCCGCCTCGACAAGTTCTACCTTCTCATCCGCAGGTTTATTTctactctcttctctctcttgaAAAAGAATTCCTGGGATTTGGAACTTGTTCGCCGGTACGTCGACGTTTTGGACAAGGGCACTTTCTCCGCCGAGGATAAGTTTCAGGGTAGTAATGGCGTTAATTACCATTTTGCCACTGTTTTTCTGGAGGAGCTTAGGCCGTTTCTGCCTGTTAGAGTTGAGGTTCTCGATATTCTGTTTGCACCGTTTTATTCTGTTATGGGGAGGGTCCCTGATAGGGTTTTGTTAGGGAAGATTAAGTCTGGCTTGTTTGATGTGTTGCTGAAGAATGGGAGGAGATTGTTGGAGGCAAGGAAGGCTGGCGAGGAGGTTGCTTCGGGGGACGATGTTGCGGTTCTTGGGACTGTGGGTTTGGTTATGGggttttctggtaagctttatGGTATTGGTTCAGATCCTGGGTGTTGTCAAGGGAATAGGAAGGTATTGTTTGGGCTTCATGAACAGTTTTTGAAGCTTGAGAAGGATGCTGCCGCCTCTGGATTTGAGTTCTCAATTCCGGATTCTGTTGAtcaggatgatgatgaggaagtCCCAATTTCGGTTCCCGTTTGTAATGGCATGGAGGTGGATGCTCAGGAGGCCAAGGCGGAGGGTGAGGACCTTGCTAATGGTAAGGTGTTGAAGAAGTGTAAGAAGGATAATAAGGTTGGTGGTGTtaagaaagcaaagaagaagaagaagggtgGCAAAGCAGAGGATGACAGTGAAAATGTAGCTGATGAGAATGGTGGGGATTTGAATGGCAAACAGGTTGATGATGAGGGCACTCTACTGTTGAATGAGGCTGTGATGTCAAACCTCCAGAAGCAGTTTGAGAAGGTTGCTGCTGAAGAAGGTTTAGATGATGATGGAGTTGCAAGTGCCTGTGATAGTCCTCATTCTACATCTGCTGGAGCTATGTctaagaagaggaagagaacaaaaaatttgaaaggaaaGAAGTCCCAGGATTCTGAAATTGATGGTGGAGATGCTGATGATGACGCTGCTGTGGCAATGAATGGGGAGAAGAGCGCCAAGAAGGTAAGATTTTCCATGAAAAGTAACTTGGTGTGGAAGCCACACACTCCTTTACCTCCTCAGAGCTTGAGGTTGCCTCCTTCTGCTGCTCCCAGAGGAAGTGCACTCAAAAAGGGTGTGCCCCCAGGTCCTATCAGGGAGATGCTTTCTCCTACCAAGAAGCCAAAAGCGAAGAAGGCGAGGAGGGTCATTAAGGGTGTTGTCGGATCTGTCAAAAGACTGAAGAAATTAAGAACTCGTTCTGCATGA
- the LOC130967477 gene encoding probable xyloglucan endotransglucosylase/hydrolase protein 23 → MGIEVLIINSVLLVGFAVAASAGNFNQDFEITWGNDRAKVLNNGQLLTLSLDKASGSGFRSRNEYLFGKIDMQLKLVPGNSAGTVTAYYLSSLGDTHDEIDFEFLGNLSGEPYTLHTNVFTQGKGNREQQFHLWFDPTKDFHTYSLLWNPQSIIFSVDGTPIREFKNLESKGVPFPKNQAMRIYSSLWDAEDWATRGGLVKTDWTQAPFTASYKGFNAQACVWTSSSGSSCSSKQGQSWFTQSLDSTGQARIQWVQKNYMIYNYCTDTKRFPQGLPPECTLA, encoded by the exons ATGGGGATTGAGGTACTTATTATTAATAGTGTTCTCCTTGTAGGGTTTGCGGTTGCTGCATCCGCAGGTAACTTCAACCAAGACTTTGAAATTACATGGGGTAATGACCGTGCCAAAGTCCTCAACAACGGACAGCTTCTGACGCTGTCCCTTGACAAGGCCTCCGGCTCCGGCTTCCGTTCCCGGAACGAGTACCTGTTTGGAAAGATCGACATGCAGCTTAAACTTGTTCCTGGTAATTCAGCAGGCACAGTCACAGCCTATTAT CTAAGTTCACTTGGTGACACTCACGATGAGATAGACTTTGAATTTCTGGGGAACTTGAGTGGTGAACCATACACTCTGCACACGAATGTATTCACGCAAGGGAAAGGCAACAGAGAACAACAGTTCCATCTATGGTTCGACCCCACCAAGGACTTCCATACTTATTCTCTTCTTTGGAATCCTCAAAGCATCAT ATTCTCTGTGGACGGCACACCAATAAGGGAATTCAAGAATTTGGAATCAAAAGGAGTTCCATTTCCGAAGAATCAAGCAATGAGGATATACTCAAGTCTATGGGACGCAGAAGATTGGGCCACAAGGGGTGGGCTTGTGAAGACTGATTGGACCCAAGCCCCATTCACAGCCTCATACAAAGGCTTCAATGCACAAGCTTGTGTTTGGACCTCTTCTTCAGGCTCCTCTTGTTCTTCAAAACAAGGCCAATCATGGTTCACTCAGTCACTTGACTCAACTGGGCAAGCAAGAATCCAGTGGGTTCAGAAGAACTACATGATCTACAATTACTGCACCGATACCAAACGTTTCCCACAAGGCCTTCCTCCTGAATGCACCCTTGCATGA
- the LOC130967455 gene encoding uncharacterized protein LOC130967455 isoform X2, which produces MENDSEQQMGRSLVKQLACCNKTTRDRALRVLLKTWLPSLSDHLSDDDAKKLWKGLFYCFWHSDKPLPQAELANRLSSLLLSLSSIPFSLQYLSTFFLTMRREWPSIDALRLDKFYLLIRRFISTLFSLLKKNSWDLELVRRYVDVLDKGTFSAEDKFQGSNGVNYHFATVFLEELRPFLPVRVEVLDILFAPFYSVMGRVPDRVLLGKIKSGLFDVLLKNGRRLLEARKAGEEVASGDDVAVLGTVGLVMGFSGKLYGIGSDPGCCQGNRKVLFGLHEQFLKLEKDAAASGFEFSIPDSVDQDDDEEVPISVPVCNGMEVDAQEAKAEGEDLANGKVLKKCKKDNKVGGVKKAKKKKKGGKAEDDSENVADENGGDLNGKQVDDEGTLLLNEAVMSNLQKQFEKVAAEEGLDDDGVASACDSPHSTSAGAMSKKRKRTKNLKGKKSQDSEIDGGDADDDAAVAMNGEKSAKKGGRKGLRKR; this is translated from the exons ATGGAGAACGATTCCGAGCAACAAATGGGTCGTTCACTGGTAAAGCAGCTAGCGTGCTGCAACAAAACCACCCGGGACAGGGCTCTCCGCGTTCTCCTCAAAACATGGCTCCCTTCCCTCTCCGACCACCTCTCCGACGACGACGCCAAGAAGCTTTGGAAGGGTCTCTTCTACTGCTTCTGGCACTCCGACAAGCCCCTCCCTCAGGCCGAACTCGCCAACCGCCTCTcctctctcctcctctctctctcctccatCCCCTTCTCTCTCCAGTACCTCTCCACCTTCTTCCTCACCATGCGCCGCGAGTGGCCTTCCATTGACGCCCTCCGCCTCGACAAGTTCTACCTTCTCATCCGCAGGTTTATTTctactctcttctctctcttgaAAAAGAATTCCTGGGATTTGGAACTTGTTCGCCGGTACGTCGACGTTTTGGACAAGGGCACTTTCTCCGCCGAGGATAAGTTTCAGGGTAGTAATGGCGTTAATTACCATTTTGCCACTGTTTTTCTGGAGGAGCTTAGGCCGTTTCTGCCTGTTAGAGTTGAGGTTCTCGATATTCTGTTTGCACCGTTTTATTCTGTTATGGGGAGGGTCCCTGATAGGGTTTTGTTAGGGAAGATTAAGTCTGGCTTGTTTGATGTGTTGCTGAAGAATGGGAGGAGATTGTTGGAGGCAAGGAAGGCTGGCGAGGAGGTTGCTTCGGGGGACGATGTTGCGGTTCTTGGGACTGTGGGTTTGGTTATGGggttttctggtaagctttatGGTATTGGTTCAGATCCTGGGTGTTGTCAAGGGAATAGGAAGGTATTGTTTGGGCTTCATGAACAGTTTTTGAAGCTTGAGAAGGATGCTGCCGCCTCTGGATTTGAGTTCTCAATTCCGGATTCTGTTGAtcaggatgatgatgaggaagtCCCAATTTCGGTTCCCGTTTGTAATGGCATGGAGGTGGATGCTCAGGAGGCCAAGGCGGAGGGTGAGGACCTTGCTAATGGTAAGGTGTTGAAGAAGTGTAAGAAGGATAATAAGGTTGGTGGTGTtaagaaagcaaagaagaagaagaagggtgGCAAAGCAGAGGATGACAGTGAAAATGTAGCTGATGAGAATGGTGGGGATTTGAATGGCAAACAGGTTGATGATGAGGGCACTCTACTGTTGAATGAGGCTGTGATGTCAAACCTCCAGAAGCAGTTTGAGAAGGTTGCTGCTGAAGAAGGTTTAGATGATGATGGAGTTGCAAGTGCCTGTGATAGTCCTCATTCTACATCTGCTGGAGCTATGTctaagaagaggaagagaacaaaaaatttgaaaggaaaGAAGTCCCAGGATTCTGAAATTGATGGTGGAGATGCTGATGATGACGCTGCTGTGGCAATGAATGGGGAGAAGAGCGCCAAGAAG GGAGGTCGAAAGGGTCTGCGGAAAAGGTGA
- the LOC130984509 gene encoding uncharacterized protein LOC130984509, with amino-acid sequence MRNSINGTKPLPLPSFSTRLFPTMATPYLHSPPTANPILHHCSATSTLRNTAIPTSTTHHRVQVWWLTCFGDIWWRWFSRLVSFYLLSLNLVAAPSAYPASSTSYACEHIDAYYYPVMHLRGELLKKKLNSIVAPHHSLSYQEVWDALKILDAADIDNPEASSGIVEIYSLRVVSKRLSGKPQGWNSESTKQFVGLSMSNKEAAWTLKTDKQRWAPLQGDLLAVNSSRGNKYYGECMTSSNKCLSPANKEAALDTETDKQRWAPPARVRGDIARALMYMAVAYGFQQPGGNPGLRLSDTPNVENREMGLLSTLLKWNEVDPPSREEKLRNERICKMYQHNRNPFVDHPEYANLIWKWKPVVSRPIPFSDNDNNAISSKTSYLVSPSNKLVPHAS; translated from the exons ATGAGGAACAGCATCAATGGCACTAAACCGTTACCACTTCCCTCATTTTCGACCCGCCTCTTCCCGACAATGGCCACTCCTTACCTCCATTCACCACCGACCGCAAACCCTATCCTCCACCACTGCTCTGCCACGTCAACCCTTCGAAACACGGCCATTCCAACTTCCACTACTCACCACAG GGTACAAGTGTGGTGGCTAACATGTTTTGGTGATATTTGGTGGAGATGGTTTTCTAGACTTGTCTCCTTTTACTTGCTCTCTCTCAATCTCGTTGCTGCACCTTCTGCCTATCCAGCTTCCTCTACTTCTTATGCCTGCGAGCACATTGATGCTTATTATTACCCTGTCATGCATTTAAGAGGTGAACTACTCAAGAAGAAATTGAACAGCATCGTTGCCCCTCACCATTCCTTGTCCTATCAAGAG GTGTGGGATGCCCTCAAGATTCTTGATGCTGCTGATATTGATAATCCAGAAGCTTCTTCGGGGAT AGTGGAAATATACTCATTGAGAGTTGTCTCAAAACGATTGTCAGGAAAACCGCAGGGATGGAATAGTGAGTCAACTAAACAATTTGTTGGACTTTCCATGT CAAACAAAGAAGCTGCATGGACACTGAAAACAGACAAGCAGAGGTGGGCACCGCTGCAAGG AGATCTTCTTGCAGTCAATTCATCAAGGGGAAATAAGTATTATGGTGAATGCATGACTAGCTCAAACAAATGTTTGAGTCCAGCAAACAAAGAAGCTGCATTGGACACTGAAACAGACAAGCAGAGGTGGGCACCGCCTGCAAGG GTTAGAGGGGATATCGCAAGGGCTTTAATGTACATGGCAGTCGCTTATGGGTTTCAGCAACCGGGGGGAAATCCAGGTCTTCGCCTCTCAGATACTCCAAATGTTG AGAACAGGGAAATGGGGTTGCTTTCCACATTATTGAAGTGGAACGAAGTGGATCCCCCTTCGAGGGAAGAGAAGTTGAGAAATGAAAGAATATGCAAAATGTATCAGCATAATCGGAATCCCTTTGTAGATCATCCTGAGTATGCTAATCTTATATGGAAATGGAAGCCAGTTGTTTCAAGACCTATTCCATTCAgtgataatgataataatgctATCTCATCAAAGACGAGTTACCTAGTGTCTCCATCAAACAAACTTGTGCCTCACGCATCATAG